One window of the Eucalyptus grandis isolate ANBG69807.140 chromosome 8, ASM1654582v1, whole genome shotgun sequence genome contains the following:
- the LOC104415586 gene encoding peptide chain release factor PrfB3, chloroplastic isoform X2, producing MISGSETGSTIDEVSLAAVDIIPLFRDSAPDLKISEEDLLISCPSSSPEVKVIEGRSGVVIQHVPTGFVVQSLGERSIFANKIKALNWLKAKLIAARDVGVPGINGFKKENVFDVWRDKVRRYVLYPRKHVKDVRSGVEMPDLYSVLDGNIEPLIGAHIQMRLSNDMPP from the exons ATGATAAGTGGTTCAGAAACTGGATCAACAATTGATGAG GTTAGCCTAGCAGCTGTCGATATAATTCCTCTGTTCCGTGATTCGGCCCCTGACCTAAAAATTAGTGAGGAGGATTTGCTAATCTCGTGCCCATCGTCATCACCTGAAGTAAAAGTCATTGAAGGCCGGTCTGGAGTTGTTATTCAGCATGTTCCTACTGGTTTTGTCGTCCAATCTTTGG GTGAAAGGAGCATTTTTGCAAATAAGATTAAGGCCCTCAACTGGTTGAAGGCTAAACTTATCGCAGCCAGAGATGTAGGAGTTCCAGGCATAAATGggttcaagaaagaaaatgtgtTCGATGTATGGCGAGACAAGGTCCGAAGATATGTTCTTTACCCTCGCAAGCATGTGAAAGATGTAAGAAGTGGTGTTGAAATGCCTGACCTGTATTCTGTTTTGGACGGTAATATAGAACCTCTGATTGGAGCTCATATCCAGATGAGACTCTCAAATGACATGCCTCCATAG
- the LOC104415586 gene encoding peptide chain release factor PrfB3, chloroplastic isoform X1, whose translation MCFCSATSLAPKFLSVPHFSTQNLQVSLAAVDIIPLFRDSAPDLKISEEDLLISCPSSSPEVKVIEGRSGVVIQHVPTGFVVQSLGERSIFANKIKALNWLKAKLIAARDVGVPGINGFKKENVFDVWRDKVRRYVLYPRKHVKDVRSGVEMPDLYSVLDGNIEPLIGAHIQMRLSNDMPP comes from the exons ATGTGTTTCTGTTCTGCTACATCATTGGCCCCTAAATTCCTGTCAGTTCCTCATTTTAGTACTCAAAATTTGCAGGTTAGCCTAGCAGCTGTCGATATAATTCCTCTGTTCCGTGATTCGGCCCCTGACCTAAAAATTAGTGAGGAGGATTTGCTAATCTCGTGCCCATCGTCATCACCTGAAGTAAAAGTCATTGAAGGCCGGTCTGGAGTTGTTATTCAGCATGTTCCTACTGGTTTTGTCGTCCAATCTTTGG GTGAAAGGAGCATTTTTGCAAATAAGATTAAGGCCCTCAACTGGTTGAAGGCTAAACTTATCGCAGCCAGAGATGTAGGAGTTCCAGGCATAAATGggttcaagaaagaaaatgtgtTCGATGTATGGCGAGACAAGGTCCGAAGATATGTTCTTTACCCTCGCAAGCATGTGAAAGATGTAAGAAGTGGTGTTGAAATGCCTGACCTGTATTCTGTTTTGGACGGTAATATAGAACCTCTGATTGGAGCTCATATCCAGATGAGACTCTCAAATGACATGCCTCCATAG
- the LOC108954009 gene encoding uncharacterized protein LOC108954009, which translates to MPSLHSTPTLDGRFRSPLPRPPRFWRFFPRGSVRSRLLGCSEILGWSFYRLSLSERNVVQKGRVEFVDPESAATSEDKKGKKSKGLVASVPSSTKSHVKKNSGASIGEVVLPNNDPAKIEAMIFHELRATLRWG; encoded by the exons ATGCCCTCTCTGCACTCTACCCCGACGCTCGACGGCCGATTTCGCTCGCCTCTCCCACGACCTCCACGCTTTTGGCGGTTCTTCCCTCGCGGTTCGGTGAGGTCTCGG CTTCTTGGTTGCTCTGAGATTCTGGGTTGGTCGTTCTATCGTCTTTCTCTGAGCGAGCGAAATGTTGTCCAAAAGGGGCGTGTCGAATTCGTCGACCCTGAGTCGGCGGCGACTTCTGAggacaagaaagggaagaaatcgAAAGGATTGGTGGCTTCAGTTCCTAGTTCTACCAAAAGTCATGTCAAG AAAAATTCTGGTGCAAGCATTGGTGAAGTCGTGTTGCCTAATAATGACCCGGCCAAAATTGAGGCAATGATATTTCACGAATTGAGAGCTACATTGAGGTGGGGATGA
- the LOC104417708 gene encoding uncharacterized protein LOC104417708: protein MAAPSIDKLKPPVLQSSYFSSPPPSSPSSLPIATLRTHKFSRSFSSVPPSNPIGIRHHRNKPVATVSRRLLLPSVSGIWEALTGGSGGGNAREAALAIRRGMLLFRQHMLVLFDGDVVGSLLEFDKAMELDPRQKAHLWQRGLSLYYLNRFKEGAEQLRIDVAQNPNDTEESIWCFLCEAQLYGVDEARKRFLEVGRDPRPVMLEAYNLFKDGGDPEKLVAGFLDGWDSEYFYASLYAGLYYEAENKPEGAKRCIIAACQSPYGARSDDYMASLAKVHCLCRDWSST, encoded by the exons ATGGCGGCGCCGTCAATCGACAAGCTCAAGCCCCCAGTCCTCCAGTCCTCCTACTTCTCCAGCCCGCCGCCGTCGTCTCCGTCGTCGCTCCCGATCGCCACGCTCAGGACCCACAAGTTCTCGCGCTCTTTCAGCTCCGTTCCTCCTTCGAATCCGATCGGAATCCGCCACCACCGGAACAAGCCCGTCGCGACCGTGTCCCGGAGGTTGCTCCTCCCTTCGGTTTCGGGCATCTGGGAGGCGCTCACCGGAGGCAGTGGAGGCGGCAATGCCCGCGAGGCAGCTCTCGCTATTCGACGTGGGATGCTGCTCTTCAGACAG CATATGCTTGTTCTGTTCGATG GGGATGTTGTTGGTTCTTTGCTGGAGTTTGATAAGGCGATGGAGCTGGATCCTCGTCAAAAGGCAC ATCTTTGGCAAAGAGGGCTATCGCTTTACTATCTCAATAG GTTCAAAGAAGGTGCGGAGCAGTTGAGAATTGATGTTGCACAAAATCCAAATGACACTGAGGAGTCAATTTGGTGCTTTCTTTGTGAGGCTCAACTTTATGGAGTGGATGAAGCAAGGAAAAGATTTCTCGAG GTGGGGAGGGATCCACGACCTGTAATGCTGGAGGCATATAACCTGTTTAAAGATGGGGGAGACCCAGAAAAG CTTGTTGCTGGATTTCTGGACGGATGGGACAGTGAGTACTTCTATGCTTCTTTGTATGCTGGTCTTTACTACGAAGCAGAG AACAAGCCTGAAGGGGCTAAACGTTGTATCATTGCTGCGTGTCAATCCCCTTATGGTGCAAG GTCGGATGATTATATGGCTTCGCTGGCCAAGGTTCACTGTCTTTGCAGAGATTGGAGTTCGACCTGA
- the LOC120285864 gene encoding nuclear transport factor 2B-like, with amino-acid sequence MSTIKSEDKDLIGKAKQFMENYYRTFDANRADLVNLFREESVLAFEDQHIKGKEAILAKLTSIPECHHEIADFNCLRHCTPGSMLVFVCGQTWVGGTKDKAHAVLTNQTFHLMPTPQGGFYVGTQIWRPFDLNKIWISSAAPPMSASAPAPASVSALPMATSTSPASVSALPMSAKAGE; translated from the exons atgtCGACCATCAAGTCAGAAGACAAGGATCTGATAGGGAAGGCGAAGCAGTTCATGGAGAACTACTACAGGACGTTCGACGCGAACCGGGCGGATTTGGTCAATCTGTTCCGGGAAGAGTCGGTGCTGGCCTTCGAAGACCAGCATATCAAGGGCAAGGAGGCTATCCTCGCCAAACTTACCTCCATTCCGGAGTGCCACCACGAAATCGCCGACTTCAACTGCTTGCGCCACTGCACACCCGGCAGTATGCTCGTCTTTGTCTGCGGCCAGACGTGGGTAGGCGGCACCAAGGACAAGGCGCACGCCGTCCTTACAAACcag ACGTTCCATCTGATGCCAACACCACAGGGAGGCTTTTACGTAGGAACACAAATTTGGAGGCCCTTTGATCTCAACAAGATTTGGATCTCGTCGGCAGCACCACCAATGTCCGCCTCAGCACCGGCACCAGCATCTGTCTCGGCACTGCCCATGGCCACCTCGACATCGCCAGCATCTGTCTCGGCACTGCCCATGTCTGCCAAGGCGGGAGAATGA